The following are from one region of the Vibrio parahaemolyticus genome:
- a CDS encoding response regulator: MIKVVIVEDDPNIAELHHHFIEQVEQYQVVGIAGSIHIAQQLVTHTKPDLVIVDNYLPDGQGVELVYQWLESDQKPECILVTAANDASTVQKAHRFGAFDYLVKPVDYSRLTESLLRFAKVKNHMRSQESFRQSQLDDLFHLGKGTPTDLAGLDPFMFRQVVDLFTHVHVEHTALSVSESLTISKSTARRYLDKAVEHGELVAFLEHGKVGRPTRVYRNKLVSES; encoded by the coding sequence ATGATAAAAGTAGTCATAGTGGAAGATGATCCCAACATTGCAGAGCTTCATCACCATTTCATTGAGCAAGTGGAACAATATCAAGTCGTCGGTATTGCCGGCAGTATTCACATTGCCCAGCAGCTAGTTACGCATACTAAGCCGGATTTGGTAATCGTCGACAACTACTTGCCAGACGGGCAAGGTGTCGAGCTGGTTTATCAATGGTTAGAGAGCGACCAGAAACCAGAATGCATTTTGGTCACGGCGGCCAATGACGCATCTACGGTTCAAAAAGCTCATCGTTTCGGCGCATTTGATTACCTCGTCAAGCCCGTTGATTACTCAAGACTAACTGAAAGCTTGCTCCGTTTCGCAAAGGTCAAAAACCATATGCGTAGCCAAGAGAGTTTTCGACAGTCGCAGCTTGATGATTTGTTCCATCTTGGAAAAGGCACGCCAACCGATTTGGCTGGTTTAGATCCTTTTATGTTCCGTCAGGTGGTGGATCTGTTTACGCATGTGCATGTCGAGCACACCGCATTGAGTGTGTCGGAAAGCTTAACCATCAGTAAGAGCACGGCGCGTCGTTATTTGGATAAAGCCGTTGAACACGGTGAGTTGGTGGCCTTTTTAGAACACGGGAAAGTAGGGCGACCGACTCGGGTTTATCGCAATAAGTTAGTATCAGAAAGCTAA
- a CDS encoding ATP-binding protein has protein sequence MPFASFSFTKQLAVLLSGVMLLGMLSWWSYSAHQLDDILTHQISLRAQVQSQQLSQLSSLIAAVGSGSASKTSEIINAVQAVSDADFITVSDRAGIRLAHPVAERVGLPVLGGDIERALENGESYLSYGVGSLGPSVRYISPIFSNEGDVIGMIKVGYLIDTLDLWTSERLLPLISFGIIAVAICIWLSWKFSRYVRTQMQELEPWQLKQALKTHQGVLQATYEGLVAINSEGSLYLINDSARAMLNYHQELGNVFTDGIDNPESFSLKGDDYINGLIRVNGKNLVMNRVTLRTSTGEPYGAVFSLRDQNEMHVLSEKISQVTQYMENMRVARHEYQNKLSTISGLLQMGAYDKALSVCLSQAKASQSQLDSLHALNSRPALSALILAKASKANELGVALSIDCQSDLSALSRRLSEEQLCGLIGNLAQNALEAVKGRENGHVHIGISESACEYTIQVSNNGPLIESEFDALCELGFTTKQNKADHGVDMYLVRSIVEQGNGHMELDSDEQETAFTIYFPKELG, from the coding sequence GTGCCGTTTGCTTCTTTTTCTTTTACTAAACAACTGGCCGTATTGCTCAGTGGTGTAATGCTATTGGGCATGTTGAGTTGGTGGAGTTACAGTGCTCATCAGTTGGACGACATCCTCACTCATCAAATCAGCCTGCGTGCTCAAGTTCAGTCGCAGCAGCTCTCGCAATTGTCCAGCCTTATTGCCGCTGTTGGGTCTGGTAGCGCAAGCAAAACGTCAGAAATCATCAATGCGGTTCAGGCGGTGAGTGATGCGGATTTTATCACTGTGAGTGATCGCGCAGGAATTCGGCTGGCACATCCTGTCGCTGAACGCGTTGGTCTGCCTGTATTGGGAGGTGACATTGAAAGAGCGCTGGAAAACGGCGAGTCCTATCTTTCTTATGGCGTGGGATCTTTAGGGCCATCGGTTCGTTACATATCTCCCATTTTTTCCAATGAAGGCGATGTGATTGGCATGATCAAAGTTGGCTATTTGATTGATACTTTGGATCTCTGGACAAGCGAACGGTTATTGCCCTTGATATCGTTCGGAATCATTGCCGTCGCTATTTGTATTTGGTTGTCTTGGAAGTTTTCTCGCTATGTTCGAACTCAAATGCAAGAGTTAGAACCTTGGCAGCTTAAGCAGGCATTAAAAACGCATCAAGGCGTGCTGCAAGCGACGTATGAAGGATTGGTCGCGATAAACTCCGAGGGAAGTTTGTATCTTATTAATGATTCCGCTCGCGCTATGCTCAACTATCATCAAGAGCTTGGCAACGTATTTACCGACGGGATAGATAACCCTGAAAGTTTTTCGCTGAAAGGTGACGATTACATTAATGGATTGATTCGCGTGAATGGCAAAAATTTGGTGATGAACAGAGTTACGCTTCGTACGTCGACAGGTGAACCTTATGGCGCAGTGTTTAGCTTGCGTGACCAAAATGAGATGCACGTACTCTCGGAGAAAATCAGTCAGGTGACGCAGTACATGGAGAACATGCGCGTTGCGCGTCACGAGTATCAAAATAAGCTTTCGACTATCTCGGGCCTCTTACAAATGGGGGCTTACGATAAAGCGCTTTCAGTTTGTTTGTCGCAAGCGAAAGCCAGTCAATCACAACTGGATTCGCTACATGCGCTGAATAGCAGACCGGCCTTGTCAGCCTTGATTTTGGCAAAGGCGAGCAAAGCCAACGAACTGGGTGTGGCACTGAGCATTGACTGCCAAAGTGATTTGAGCGCGCTGTCTCGCCGTTTGTCAGAAGAACAATTGTGTGGGTTGATTGGCAATTTAGCTCAAAACGCTTTGGAAGCGGTGAAAGGACGAGAGAACGGTCATGTACACATCGGTATTTCAGAATCGGCCTGCGAGTACACCATTCAGGTTTCGAACAATGGCCCGCTGATCGAGAGTGAATTTGATGCGTTGTGCGAATTGGGCTTTACCACTAAGCAAAACAAAGCCGATCATGGAGTAGACATGTACCTTGTACGTTCCATCGTTGAGCAAGGCAATGGGCATATGGAGTTGGACAGTGACGAGCAAGAAACCGCGTTTACGATCTATTTTCCCAAGGAGTTAGGATGA
- a CDS encoding glutamate synthase-related protein, whose protein sequence is MSKPIIADNKPIKVELKAGQEYYFCRCGRSKKQPYCDGSHSGTGMKPMSFTAEKDEDAYLCQCKHTANAPFCDGTHKRFTAEQVGKEGPDQKREKSEKLAAANTQEEPTLEFIHQLAREGLSKLGHHGPMAAMGVPRHLLPHWDAIQIMVAQMATQPLLEDVPVSTELIVGPNARKPLKLAIPLLVSDMSFGALSEEAKIALAKGAELAGTGICSGEGGMLPEEQAANSRYFYELASAKFGYDESKLLKVQAFHFKGGQGAKTGTGGHLPANKNVGKISQVRGIPEGQPAISPPTFTDLHTTHDFRKFADRVRGITGGIPIGFKLSANHIEQDIQFALDASADYIILDGRGGGTGAAPTMFRDHISVPTIPALARARKYLDEKGASDRVTLIITGGLRVPMDFVKALALGADGVAIANSAMQSIGCVAARICNTNNCPAGIATQNADLRQRLDVEKSSQQLKNFFESSVELMQVMARACGHHSLSQFNVRDLATWDQNMARLSGVKYSGVNPI, encoded by the coding sequence ATGAGCAAGCCAATCATCGCCGATAACAAGCCGATCAAGGTCGAATTGAAGGCCGGGCAAGAATACTATTTTTGCCGTTGTGGGCGATCAAAAAAGCAACCTTATTGTGACGGCTCGCATTCTGGAACTGGGATGAAGCCAATGAGCTTTACTGCGGAAAAAGATGAAGATGCTTATCTCTGCCAGTGCAAGCACACCGCCAATGCGCCTTTTTGCGACGGTACGCATAAACGATTTACCGCCGAGCAAGTGGGCAAAGAAGGTCCCGATCAAAAACGAGAGAAAAGTGAAAAGCTCGCCGCTGCCAATACTCAAGAGGAGCCAACTCTAGAATTTATTCACCAACTTGCCAGAGAAGGGCTCTCTAAGCTCGGTCATCATGGGCCGATGGCTGCAATGGGCGTGCCTAGGCACTTGTTACCACATTGGGATGCAATACAAATCATGGTGGCGCAAATGGCGACACAACCGCTGTTGGAAGATGTTCCCGTGTCTACCGAGTTGATTGTGGGGCCAAACGCACGTAAGCCGCTCAAGCTCGCTATTCCTTTATTGGTGTCGGACATGAGTTTTGGTGCGCTTTCGGAAGAAGCGAAAATCGCGCTGGCAAAAGGTGCGGAGTTAGCCGGAACTGGGATTTGCTCCGGGGAAGGCGGCATGTTGCCAGAAGAGCAAGCCGCTAATTCGCGATATTTTTATGAGCTAGCCAGTGCGAAGTTTGGCTACGACGAATCCAAGCTCCTAAAGGTTCAAGCATTTCACTTTAAAGGTGGGCAAGGTGCGAAAACGGGGACAGGAGGCCATCTTCCTGCCAACAAAAACGTTGGTAAGATCTCTCAGGTGAGGGGCATTCCTGAAGGGCAACCTGCAATATCGCCACCAACCTTTACCGATCTTCATACTACTCACGATTTCAGAAAGTTTGCCGACAGAGTTCGTGGCATTACTGGCGGTATTCCGATTGGCTTTAAATTGAGTGCTAACCATATTGAGCAAGACATCCAGTTTGCGCTTGATGCGAGTGCCGATTACATCATTCTCGATGGCCGTGGTGGTGGCACGGGCGCGGCACCAACCATGTTCCGTGATCACATTAGCGTACCGACCATTCCTGCGTTAGCCCGCGCACGTAAATACTTAGATGAAAAAGGTGCAAGTGACCGCGTCACGTTAATCATCACTGGTGGACTTCGCGTTCCTATGGATTTTGTCAAAGCGTTAGCGCTCGGTGCAGACGGCGTGGCGATAGCGAATAGCGCGATGCAATCAATTGGTTGTGTCGCAGCTCGTATCTGCAACACCAATAACTGTCCGGCAGGCATTGCGACGCAAAATGCCGATTTGAGGCAGCGTCTCGATGTTGAAAAATCGTCTCAACAACTGAAAAACTTCTTTGAATCATCGGTTGAGCTCATGCAAGTGATGGCAAGGGCGTGTGGGCATCATTCACTCAGCCAATTCAATGTTCGGGATTTAGCGACGTGGGATCAAAACATGGCGAGATTGTCTGGCGTTAAGTATTCAGGGGTAAATCCAATCTGA
- a CDS encoding aminoacyl-tRNA deacylase, which produces MTIATRLDEYLTEHNIHFQTVNHSHSHSSLQSGVAAGVPLMNIAKGVILEDHEGRHIMAVLPANNKISLSRLNDEFNATFHLVKERMVYRLFTDCEHGAIPPIGSPYHMSTVCDERLANLEHVYLEAGDHETLIKLDRKAFKDLMNDCKYLRFSSEVLH; this is translated from the coding sequence ATGACAATTGCAACCCGATTAGATGAATATTTGACTGAGCATAACATTCACTTTCAAACCGTGAATCACAGCCACAGTCATAGCTCGCTACAAAGTGGTGTTGCCGCAGGTGTGCCTTTAATGAATATCGCAAAAGGTGTGATTCTTGAGGATCATGAAGGGCGTCATATAATGGCGGTCTTACCTGCCAACAACAAAATCAGTTTGTCGAGATTAAACGACGAATTTAACGCCACCTTCCACTTGGTGAAAGAGCGCATGGTTTATCGACTCTTCACCGATTGTGAACACGGCGCTATTCCGCCGATTGGTAGCCCTTACCACATGTCGACAGTTTGCGATGAAAGGTTAGCAAATTTGGAACATGTCTATCTCGAAGCCGGCGATCATGAAACTCTGATTAAGCTGGATAGAAAGGCATTTAAAGATTTGATGAACGACTGCAAATACTTAAGATTCAGCAGTGAAGTTCTGCATTAA
- a CDS encoding anion permease, with protein MNSSQMKILLLVAIGCILWFIPTPEGLTDQAWQMMAIFVTTVLSLILAPLPLGAMALMGLTLATLLGVLPIKTALTGFAHPTIWMIAAAFFISRGFITTGFGRRVGYWFISKLGHNSLGLAYGLVLTDLLFAPATPSTTARCGGIISPLFRSVASAYDSDPEKGTENRIGAFLVQCIFQCNAITCAMFLTSMAGNPLAANFAKEQGVEITWAGWATAAIVPGLLCLFLIPLVMYMVFPPELKKTPEMREIARQKLAEMGKMTRDELMVCITFIGMVSLWVLGPTLGIHATVTALLGLVFLLLTHTITWDAVLGEKEAWHTITWFAVLVMMAAQLNKLGFISWFSESMAESLSGFGWVTTIVVLLLVYYYSHYLMASAMAHISAMYSAFLAIAISAGAPPMLAAIVLGVFSNLYMSTTHYSSGPAPILFGAGFHTLQNWWKIGFIFSLIVIPIFVFVGGAWWKLLGLW; from the coding sequence ATGAATAGTTCCCAAATGAAAATACTCCTACTGGTCGCGATAGGCTGCATCTTATGGTTTATCCCAACCCCGGAAGGACTCACCGATCAAGCTTGGCAAATGATGGCGATTTTCGTCACCACCGTACTAAGCTTGATCCTCGCCCCACTTCCTCTTGGCGCGATGGCCTTGATGGGTTTGACGCTCGCGACACTGCTTGGCGTACTGCCAATCAAAACCGCACTGACTGGCTTCGCGCACCCAACGATTTGGATGATTGCAGCTGCGTTCTTTATCTCTCGCGGTTTTATTACCACCGGCTTTGGTCGACGCGTCGGATACTGGTTTATCTCTAAACTTGGTCACAACTCATTAGGCCTTGCTTACGGCTTAGTGTTGACTGATTTGCTGTTTGCACCTGCAACCCCAAGTACCACAGCACGTTGTGGCGGTATTATTTCTCCGCTATTTCGCTCGGTTGCGAGTGCTTATGATTCCGACCCAGAAAAAGGTACTGAGAACCGAATCGGCGCATTTTTGGTGCAATGTATCTTCCAATGTAACGCGATTACTTGTGCGATGTTCCTGACCTCTATGGCAGGTAACCCACTCGCCGCTAACTTCGCAAAAGAACAAGGCGTTGAAATCACATGGGCTGGCTGGGCAACCGCGGCGATCGTCCCTGGTTTGTTGTGTTTGTTCCTCATCCCTCTCGTGATGTACATGGTGTTTCCACCAGAGCTAAAGAAGACACCAGAAATGCGTGAAATTGCGCGTCAAAAGCTGGCTGAAATGGGCAAAATGACGCGTGACGAACTGATGGTTTGTATCACCTTTATCGGTATGGTTTCACTTTGGGTATTGGGCCCAACATTAGGCATTCATGCAACGGTTACGGCTTTACTTGGGTTAGTTTTCTTGCTTCTCACTCACACCATCACATGGGACGCCGTTCTTGGCGAAAAAGAAGCATGGCACACCATAACTTGGTTCGCTGTATTGGTAATGATGGCTGCGCAACTTAACAAACTCGGATTCATCAGCTGGTTCAGCGAGTCTATGGCCGAGTCACTGTCCGGCTTTGGCTGGGTGACAACCATCGTCGTGCTTCTTTTGGTTTACTACTACAGCCACTATTTGATGGCGAGTGCAATGGCACACATCAGTGCGATGTACTCCGCGTTCTTGGCAATTGCGATCTCTGCTGGCGCACCTCCGATGCTTGCTGCGATTGTTCTTGGTGTTTTCAGTAACTTGTATATGTCGACCACGCATTACTCGTCTGGCCCTGCGCCAATCTTATTTGGTGCTGGCTTCCACACTCTGCAAAACTGGTGGAAAATCGGTTTTATCTTCTCACTCATCGTCATTCCAATCTTTGTTTTTGTTGGCGGTGCGTGGTGGAAGCTTCTCGGCCTTTGGTAA